The following are from one region of the Ignavibacteriota bacterium genome:
- a CDS encoding 3-deoxy-D-manno-octulosonic acid transferase, with translation MKRFWQILYNICFIPLLYLSLIAISLLNKKVRIGIAGRKRIFEDLILNRLSFNPAKKVIWFHSSSLGEFEQAKPIIEKLKKETDVNIVVSFFSPSGYENSKKYPYADIITYMPFDSKWRAKRFIDIVSPNMAVFMRYDIWPNHVWTLKEKKIPCLLVDATMKKNSARKFPLAKSFHKYLFEDFAKILTVSSEDADGFASFKCKNVQVKVVGDTRFDRVYNRSLASKNSKIIRQEILGNKNVLVAGSTWQQDEDVLVPVFLKLMKYDNNAMMIIAPHEPSLLRLEKLENEFSGQTSFIRLSHINNYNGEKIIIVDSIGVLSILYNYADAAFIGGSFKINVHNVLEAAVYGIPVLFGPKIENSQEAKNLVDAGGGFLINNKMEFYRELRKLFTNEQLLKKYGQNSLEFVNKHLGATDRIIKEIFGR, from the coding sequence ATGAAAAGATTCTGGCAAATACTGTATAACATTTGTTTTATTCCTTTACTTTATCTCAGTCTGATTGCTATTTCTCTTCTTAACAAGAAAGTTCGTATTGGAATAGCCGGAAGAAAAAGAATTTTTGAGGATCTGATTTTGAACAGATTGAGTTTCAATCCAGCTAAAAAAGTAATCTGGTTTCATTCCTCATCTCTTGGTGAATTTGAACAGGCTAAACCTATAATTGAGAAACTTAAAAAAGAAACTGATGTAAATATTGTGGTGAGTTTCTTTTCTCCGTCCGGATATGAGAACTCAAAAAAATATCCTTATGCAGACATCATAACCTATATGCCTTTTGATTCTAAGTGGAGAGCTAAAAGGTTCATAGACATTGTTTCACCCAATATGGCTGTATTCATGCGTTATGATATCTGGCCAAATCACGTATGGACATTGAAGGAAAAGAAAATTCCCTGTTTGCTCGTGGATGCAACAATGAAGAAAAATTCTGCGCGTAAATTCCCACTTGCAAAATCATTTCATAAATATCTGTTCGAAGATTTTGCAAAAATACTGACAGTATCTTCGGAAGATGCGGATGGTTTCGCCAGCTTTAAATGTAAAAATGTTCAGGTAAAAGTAGTTGGTGATACACGTTTTGACAGAGTTTATAACAGAAGTCTTGCATCAAAGAATAGTAAAATTATAAGGCAGGAAATACTCGGAAATAAAAACGTGCTGGTTGCGGGAAGTACGTGGCAGCAGGATGAAGATGTACTTGTTCCTGTCTTTCTTAAACTTATGAAATACGATAATAATGCAATGATGATAATCGCTCCTCATGAACCTTCACTACTACGTCTTGAAAAATTAGAAAATGAATTTTCAGGTCAAACATCATTCATCAGATTATCACATATAAATAATTATAATGGAGAGAAGATAATAATCGTGGACTCAATCGGAGTCTTATCAATACTTTATAATTATGCTGATGCAGCTTTTATTGGCGGCAGTTTTAAAATTAATGTTCATAACGTACTGGAAGCTGCAGTTTATGGAATTCCCGTTTTGTTCGGTCCTAAAATTGAAAATTCACAGGAAGCGAAAAACCTGGTTGATGCCGGTGGAGGATTTTTAATAAATAATAAAATGGAATTTTACCGTGAACTGCGAAAATTATTTACAAATGAACAGTTGTTAAAAAAATACGGACAAAATTCTCTCGAATTTGTTAACAAACATCTTGGCGCTACTGACAGAATTATAAAAGAAATTTTTGGAAGATGA